A DNA window from Camelina sativa cultivar DH55 chromosome 17, Cs, whole genome shotgun sequence contains the following coding sequences:
- the LOC104759138 gene encoding protein FAM135B-like isoform X2 has protein sequence MLRRLGWLIGLSQRSRQTKTLDAEPYVARVKPVLMVDTVQEIAIYIHRFHNLDLFQQGWYQIKISMRWEDGDNNSCGIPSRVVQYEALDSTSNGTSGVWKIDDKDNSFLSQPFRIKYARQDVRLCMMVSFTMPLERYEGSATSAVILKFELLYSPVMEDVSVTHSDASSASVHEFRIPPKALSGVHSYCPVHFDTFHAVLIDVSVHISIMKSAAYKRPAILSSDASNGKNLASGNVQSSKKAFAQIASADNKLVSFVKALLGARDTLLEELQILSKAVCQTMDLSEFISSMDSALLSDSASTGKPLEVEGSEQGKQRNSVELNGPFDLASDDLLHNLSKEHLSRTFHLLGTQLHYLWNTFLTFHRDNYTKILEHLHDIWTKDRRAEWSIWMVYSKVEMPHHFISGMDDISNHSSHKRVSSVLKLNDPAQVASTRAELHRRSIAQMRINNRAIQDMHIFGDPMRVPIVIIERVWNAPRRTFSDNSYMRHVDKIDSSLLNGHDDESGTKKHDNPQHSGRELKIVVFVHGFQGHHLDLRLIRNQWLLIDPKIEFLMSEANEEKTHGDFREMGQRLAQEIVSFYKKKKDKHARYGRLKNIKLSFVGHSIGNVIIRAAIADSLMDPYRKYFHTYLSLSGPHLGYLYSSNSLFNSGLWLLKKLKSTQVIHQLTLTDDPDLQNTFIYKLCKQKTLGSFKNIILLSSPQDGYVPYHSARIESCQPASFDNSKKGVAFLEMLNNCMDQIRGPSPETPHHQRVFMRCDVNFDTTLYGRNLNSFIGRAAHIEFLESDIFARFIMWSFQDLFR, from the exons ATGTTACGCCGTCTTGGATGGTTAATTGGACTGAGCCAAAGAAGTAGGCAAACAAAGACGCTTGATGCTGAGCCTTACGTAGCCAGGGTTAAACCAGTGCTAATGGTCGACACAGTTCAGGAGATTGCTATCTATATCCATAGGTTTCATAACCTTGATCTTTTCCAGCAAGG ATGGTATCAAATAAAAATCAGCATGAGATGGGAGGACGGTGATAACAACTCCTGTGGTATTCCTTCACGAGTTGTTCAATATGAAG CTCTTGATTCAACTTCAAATGGCACAAGTGGAGTGTGGAAGATAGATGATAAAGACAATAGTTTCTTATCACAGCCCTTCCGCATTAAATACGCAAGGCAGGATGTTCGTCTATGCATGATGGTCTCGTTTACTATGCCCCTTGAAAGATATGAG GGGTCAGCTACATCTGCTGTTATTTTGAAGTTTGAGCTCTTGTATTCCCCAGTTATGGAGGATGTATCAGTGACACATTCAGATGCTTCTTCTGCATCAGTGCATGAATTTCGTATTCCTCCTAAAGCTCTCTCAGGGGTGCATTCTTACTGTCCGGTGCACTTTGATACCTTTCACGCAGTTCTTATTGATGTTAGTGTCCACATCAGTATCATGAAATCCGCAGCTTACAAACGGCCTGCAATATTATCAAG TGATGCAAGTAATGGTAAAAATTTGGCCAGCGGCAATGTTCAGTCCTCCAAAAAA GCCTTTGCTCAGATTGCTTCTGCCGACAATAAGCTTGTGTCATTTGTTAAAGCCTTACTTGGAGCCCGTGACACTTTGCTTGAAGAACTGCAAATACTTAGCAAGGCAGTTTGTCAAACAATGGACTTGTCTGAGTTTATATCCAGTATGGACAGTGCTCTTTTGTCTGACTCAGCTTCAACTGGAAAACCTCTTGAAGTTGAAGGTTCAGAACAAGGCAAGCAACGAAACAGTGTTGAG TTGAATGGCCCATTTGATTTAGCAAGTGATGACTTGCTTCACAACCTCTCAAAGGAGCATCTATCTCGAACCTTTCACTTACTCGGCACCCAGCTTCATTACCTTTGGAATACCTTTTTGACATTTCATCG ggataattatacaaaaatctTGGAACATCTTCACGATATCTGGACAAAAGATCGAAGAGCTGAATGGTCGATATGGATGGTGTACTCCAAGGTTGAAATGCCACATCATTTTATAAGTGGAATGGACGATATTTCAAACCATAGTTCACACAAAAGAGTCTCAAGTGTGTTGAAGCTGAATGAT CCTGCACAAGTTGCATCCACCCGCGCTGAACTTCACCGTCGAAGTATTGCACAAATGCgg ATTAACAACCGGGCGATACAAGACATGCATATATTTGGTGATCCTATGCGGGTTCCTATTGTTATAATTGAACGTGTTTGGAATGCACCAAGGCGTACTTTCAGTGATAATTCGTACATGAGACATGTTGATAAAATCGATTCTAGCTTACTTAATGGGCACGATGATGAGAGTGGgacaaaaaaacatgataacCCACAGCATAGTGGTCGTGAGCTGAAGATCGTTGTTTTTGTTCATGGTTTCCAG GGGCATCACTTAGACCTAAGGCTTATCCGGAATCAGTGGCTCCTGATTGATCCAAAGATAGAATTTCTAATGTCTGAGGCAAATGAGGAGAAAACACATGGCGATTTCAGGGAAATGGGTCAGAGGCTTGCACAGGAAATTGTTTCTttctacaagaagaaaaaggataaaCATGCGAGATACGGGCGCCTGAAAAACATTAAGCTGAG TTTTGTTGGACATTCAATCGGTAACGTCATCATCAGAGCTGCAATAGCTG ATAGTTTGATGGATCCATACAGGAAGTATTTTCATACTTATCTATCACTTTCGGGTCCACATTTGGGTTATCTATACAGTTCAAATTCCTTGTTTAATTCTGGACTTTGGCTCCTGAAGAAGTTAAAGAGTACTCAGGTTATTCATCAGCTTACACTCACAGATGATCCTGATCTCCAGAATACTTTCATTTACAAGCTCTGCAAG CAAAAGACTTTGGGcagtttcaaaaatataattctgCTGTCTTCCCCTCAG GATGGGTATGTTCCATATCACTCAGCCAGGATCGAATCTTGCCAACCAGCTTCTTTCGACAACTCAAAGAAAGGAGTTGCTTTCTTGGAGATGCTTAATAACTGCATGGATCAAATACGTGGTCCGTCCCCAGAAACTCCGCACCACCAGAGAGTGTTCATGCGCTGCGATGTCAACTTCGACACAACCTTGTATGGTCGTAACCTGAACTCATTCATCGGCCGCGCTGCTCACATTGAATTCTTGGAGTCTGATATCTTTGCAAGATTCATAATGTGGTCATTCCAAGATCTATTCCGCTGA
- the LOC104759138 gene encoding protein FAM135B-like isoform X1: MLRRLGWLIGLSQRSRQTKTLDAEPYVARVKPVLMVDTVQEIAIYIHRFHNLDLFQQGWYQIKISMRWEDGDNNSCGIPSRVVQYEALDSTSNGTSGVWKIDDKDNSFLSQPFRIKYARQDVRLCMMVSFTMPLERYEGSATSAVILKFELLYSPVMEDVSVTHSDASSASVHEFRIPPKALSGVHSYCPVHFDTFHAVLIDVSVHISIMKSAAYKRPAILSSDASNGKNLASGNVQSSKKAFAQIASADNKLVSFVKALLGARDTLLEELQILSKAVCQTMDLSEFISSMDSALLSDSASTGKPLEVEGSEQGKQRNSVEKLNGPFDLASDDLLHNLSKEHLSRTFHLLGTQLHYLWNTFLTFHRDNYTKILEHLHDIWTKDRRAEWSIWMVYSKVEMPHHFISGMDDISNHSSHKRVSSVLKLNDPAQVASTRAELHRRSIAQMRINNRAIQDMHIFGDPMRVPIVIIERVWNAPRRTFSDNSYMRHVDKIDSSLLNGHDDESGTKKHDNPQHSGRELKIVVFVHGFQGHHLDLRLIRNQWLLIDPKIEFLMSEANEEKTHGDFREMGQRLAQEIVSFYKKKKDKHARYGRLKNIKLSFVGHSIGNVIIRAAIADSLMDPYRKYFHTYLSLSGPHLGYLYSSNSLFNSGLWLLKKLKSTQVIHQLTLTDDPDLQNTFIYKLCKQKTLGSFKNIILLSSPQDGYVPYHSARIESCQPASFDNSKKGVAFLEMLNNCMDQIRGPSPETPHHQRVFMRCDVNFDTTLYGRNLNSFIGRAAHIEFLESDIFARFIMWSFQDLFR, translated from the exons ATGTTACGCCGTCTTGGATGGTTAATTGGACTGAGCCAAAGAAGTAGGCAAACAAAGACGCTTGATGCTGAGCCTTACGTAGCCAGGGTTAAACCAGTGCTAATGGTCGACACAGTTCAGGAGATTGCTATCTATATCCATAGGTTTCATAACCTTGATCTTTTCCAGCAAGG ATGGTATCAAATAAAAATCAGCATGAGATGGGAGGACGGTGATAACAACTCCTGTGGTATTCCTTCACGAGTTGTTCAATATGAAG CTCTTGATTCAACTTCAAATGGCACAAGTGGAGTGTGGAAGATAGATGATAAAGACAATAGTTTCTTATCACAGCCCTTCCGCATTAAATACGCAAGGCAGGATGTTCGTCTATGCATGATGGTCTCGTTTACTATGCCCCTTGAAAGATATGAG GGGTCAGCTACATCTGCTGTTATTTTGAAGTTTGAGCTCTTGTATTCCCCAGTTATGGAGGATGTATCAGTGACACATTCAGATGCTTCTTCTGCATCAGTGCATGAATTTCGTATTCCTCCTAAAGCTCTCTCAGGGGTGCATTCTTACTGTCCGGTGCACTTTGATACCTTTCACGCAGTTCTTATTGATGTTAGTGTCCACATCAGTATCATGAAATCCGCAGCTTACAAACGGCCTGCAATATTATCAAG TGATGCAAGTAATGGTAAAAATTTGGCCAGCGGCAATGTTCAGTCCTCCAAAAAA GCCTTTGCTCAGATTGCTTCTGCCGACAATAAGCTTGTGTCATTTGTTAAAGCCTTACTTGGAGCCCGTGACACTTTGCTTGAAGAACTGCAAATACTTAGCAAGGCAGTTTGTCAAACAATGGACTTGTCTGAGTTTATATCCAGTATGGACAGTGCTCTTTTGTCTGACTCAGCTTCAACTGGAAAACCTCTTGAAGTTGAAGGTTCAGAACAAGGCAAGCAACGAAACAGTGTTGAG AAGTTGAATGGCCCATTTGATTTAGCAAGTGATGACTTGCTTCACAACCTCTCAAAGGAGCATCTATCTCGAACCTTTCACTTACTCGGCACCCAGCTTCATTACCTTTGGAATACCTTTTTGACATTTCATCG ggataattatacaaaaatctTGGAACATCTTCACGATATCTGGACAAAAGATCGAAGAGCTGAATGGTCGATATGGATGGTGTACTCCAAGGTTGAAATGCCACATCATTTTATAAGTGGAATGGACGATATTTCAAACCATAGTTCACACAAAAGAGTCTCAAGTGTGTTGAAGCTGAATGAT CCTGCACAAGTTGCATCCACCCGCGCTGAACTTCACCGTCGAAGTATTGCACAAATGCgg ATTAACAACCGGGCGATACAAGACATGCATATATTTGGTGATCCTATGCGGGTTCCTATTGTTATAATTGAACGTGTTTGGAATGCACCAAGGCGTACTTTCAGTGATAATTCGTACATGAGACATGTTGATAAAATCGATTCTAGCTTACTTAATGGGCACGATGATGAGAGTGGgacaaaaaaacatgataacCCACAGCATAGTGGTCGTGAGCTGAAGATCGTTGTTTTTGTTCATGGTTTCCAG GGGCATCACTTAGACCTAAGGCTTATCCGGAATCAGTGGCTCCTGATTGATCCAAAGATAGAATTTCTAATGTCTGAGGCAAATGAGGAGAAAACACATGGCGATTTCAGGGAAATGGGTCAGAGGCTTGCACAGGAAATTGTTTCTttctacaagaagaaaaaggataaaCATGCGAGATACGGGCGCCTGAAAAACATTAAGCTGAG TTTTGTTGGACATTCAATCGGTAACGTCATCATCAGAGCTGCAATAGCTG ATAGTTTGATGGATCCATACAGGAAGTATTTTCATACTTATCTATCACTTTCGGGTCCACATTTGGGTTATCTATACAGTTCAAATTCCTTGTTTAATTCTGGACTTTGGCTCCTGAAGAAGTTAAAGAGTACTCAGGTTATTCATCAGCTTACACTCACAGATGATCCTGATCTCCAGAATACTTTCATTTACAAGCTCTGCAAG CAAAAGACTTTGGGcagtttcaaaaatataattctgCTGTCTTCCCCTCAG GATGGGTATGTTCCATATCACTCAGCCAGGATCGAATCTTGCCAACCAGCTTCTTTCGACAACTCAAAGAAAGGAGTTGCTTTCTTGGAGATGCTTAATAACTGCATGGATCAAATACGTGGTCCGTCCCCAGAAACTCCGCACCACCAGAGAGTGTTCATGCGCTGCGATGTCAACTTCGACACAACCTTGTATGGTCGTAACCTGAACTCATTCATCGGCCGCGCTGCTCACATTGAATTCTTGGAGTCTGATATCTTTGCAAGATTCATAATGTGGTCATTCCAAGATCTATTCCGCTGA
- the LOC104755210 gene encoding amino acid permease 8 — protein MVESGNASGNRFDDDGREKRTGTVLTASAHIIAAVIGSGVLSLSWAIAQLGWLAGTVILVPFAIINYYTSTMLADCYRSPDSVGVPGTRNYTYMGVVRAYLGGRKVQLCGLAQYASLVGVTIGYTITASISLVAIGKANCYHRKGNDATCSLSNYPSMAAFGVVQILLSQIPNFHQLSFLSIIATVMSFSYASIGIGLSIAKVISGKVGKTALTGTVVGVDVTASDKLWRSFQAVGDIAFSYSYSIILVEIQDTLKSSPPENKVMKKASLAGVSTTTAFYILCGCMGYAAFGNRAPGDLLTDFGFYEPYWLVDFANACIVLHLVAAYQVFAQPIFQFVENKCNKKWPESKFITSEHSMSIPLIGKCRINLFRLWWRTAYVILTTVVAMIFPFFNAILGLIGSCAFWPLTVYFPVAMHIAQTKVKKYSPRWLALNLLVVVCLIVSLLAALGSIVGLISSVKAYKPFSNVN, from the exons ATGGTTGAGTCTGGTAACGCCTCGGGGAATAGATTCGATGACGATGGTCGGGAGAAGAGAACGGGTACGGTACTGACTGCGAGTGCGCACATCATCGCGGCGGTTATAGGTTCCGGTGTGTTGTCTTTGTCTTGGGCAATAGCACAGCTTGGTTGGCTTGCAGGAACCGTGATTTTGGTCCCTTTTGCCATCATCAACTACTACACATCCACCATGCTTGCCGACTGTTACCGATCTCCCGACTCCGTCGGCGTCCCGGGAACACGGAATTATACTTACATGGGCGTTGTCCGAGCTTACCTTG GTGGCAGGAAAGTGCAGCTATGTGGACTGGCACAGTACGCAAGTCTCGTAGGGGTCACAATTGGTTACACCATCACTGCCTCAATAAGCTTAGT AGCGATCGGAAAAGCAAATTGTTATCATCGTAAGGGAAATGATGCGACATGTTCCTTGTCAAATTATCCATCCATGGCAGCTTTTGGGGTCGTCCAGATTCTGCTCAGCCAGATCCCTAATTTTCACCAACTCTCTTTCCTCTCCATAATCGCCACGGTTATGTCCTTCTCTTATGCCTCTATTGGAATCGGCCTATCCATTGCCAAAGTGATCA GTGGGAAGGTTGGTAAGACGGCGCTGACGGGCACGGTAGTTGGGGTGGACGTAACTGCGTCTGACAAACTGTGGAGATCGTTTCAAGCCGTTGGAGACATTGCATTCTCATATTCTTATTCCATTATTCTCGTTGAGATTCAG gatACATTGAAATCAAGCCCACCAGAGAACAAAGTCATGAAAAAAGCAAGCCTTGCCGGAGTCTCAACCACAACTGCTTTCTACATCTTATGTGGTTGCATGGGATATGCTGCGTTCGGAAACAGAGCCCCTGGTGACCTCCTTACTGACTTTGGTTTTTACGAACCTTACTGGCTCGTCGATTTTGCCAATGCATGCATTGTTCTCCACCTAGTTGCCGCATATCAG GTGTTTGCGCAACCAATTTTCCAGTTTGTTGAGAATAAATGCAACAAAAAGTGGCCAGAGAGCAAATTCATCACCAGTGAACATTCGATGAGTATACCATTGATTGGAAAATGTCGCATCAACCTTTTCAGACTATGGTGGAGGACAGCCTATGTGATTTTGACAACAGTTGTAGCAATGATATTCCCCTTCTTCAATGCAATCTTGGGTTTGATCGGGTCATGCGCGTTCTGGCCACTTACAGTTTATTTTCCGGTGGCAATGCACATTGCGCAGACAAAGGTTAAGAAGTATTCTCCTAGATGGTTGGCCTTGAACCTCCTCGTAGTGGTTTGCTTGATTGTTTCGCTCCTAGCCGCACTGGGATCCATCGTGGGCTTGATAAGTAGTGTCAAGGCCTACAAGCCTTTTAGCAATGTAAATTAG